In Myxococcota bacterium, a single window of DNA contains:
- a CDS encoding MBL fold metallo-hydrolase encodes MSELLSWKIGRVQVTRVVETELALPPEGLLPEATKDALEPHVSWLAPHFLHPDGQITLAIQALVVESQGRKILVDTCVGDREVPGFPSPDGSNAFLDQLAAAGFPRESIDVVLCTHLHFDHVGWNTMRQDGAWVPTFPNAKYLFARVEYEHWQAETEAGRGQEYAFCFDDAVRPVVDAGLAELVETNHAITPEVRFEATPGHTPGHVAVRIASDGAEGLITGDLTHHPVQWAEVDWKMPADSDSAEAAATRRRLIDEHADTGTLVIGTHYAAPTAGRLVRSGKTAIFEA; translated from the coding sequence ATGAGCGAGCTGCTTTCCTGGAAGATCGGACGCGTCCAGGTGACGCGTGTCGTCGAGACCGAACTGGCCCTGCCGCCGGAAGGTCTGTTGCCCGAGGCGACGAAGGACGCCCTCGAGCCCCACGTCTCCTGGCTGGCGCCTCACTTCCTCCACCCGGACGGGCAGATCACCCTGGCCATCCAAGCGCTCGTCGTCGAGAGCCAGGGCCGGAAGATCCTGGTCGACACCTGCGTCGGGGATCGCGAAGTGCCCGGCTTTCCGAGCCCCGACGGCTCCAACGCCTTCCTCGACCAACTCGCCGCCGCCGGTTTTCCGCGCGAGTCGATCGACGTCGTGCTGTGCACCCACCTCCACTTCGACCACGTCGGCTGGAACACGATGCGGCAGGACGGCGCCTGGGTGCCGACGTTCCCCAACGCGAAGTACCTGTTCGCGCGCGTCGAGTACGAGCACTGGCAGGCCGAGACCGAGGCGGGACGTGGTCAGGAGTACGCCTTCTGTTTCGACGACGCCGTGCGTCCGGTGGTGGATGCCGGACTCGCGGAGCTCGTCGAGACGAACCACGCGATCACCCCCGAGGTGCGTTTCGAGGCGACGCCGGGGCACACGCCTGGTCACGTTGCGGTCCGCATCGCGTCCGACGGCGCCGAGGGGCTGATCACCGGCGATCTCACCCACCACCCGGTGCAGTGGGCCGAGGTCGATTGGAAGATGCCGGCGGACAGCGACAGCGCGGAGGCCGCCGCGACCCGAAGGCGCCTGATCGACGAGCACGCGGACACGGGCACTCTGGTGATCGGCACCCACTACGCGGCGCCGACCGCAGGGCGCCTGGTGCGAAGCGGCAAGACGGCGATCTTCGAGGCCTGA
- a CDS encoding CoA transferase: MSTSSLLSGVRIIESSLLGPGHVATFFADMGADVIKVEPPSGDYIRQMTWPIIEGVSLLHLHTHRGKKSITLNLKSEEGVAIYKELVAKADVVVEAMRPGALAKLGLGFEDLKKVNPKIVFATLSGYGATGPYKDMPSHGIAYDTWSGIVQPMVDDEGFCRIPPTMPNVGINVGPMLGAIAILAGVIKARETGEGCEMEMAQSDASAYMDWYRIETERAYRRPESEVTGNPSDNYERRPAGLAGMWEGVRYQAYEASDGHVLFMASEQAFWKNFCEGNDRMDLFEKWPGSKYADHAKGNTEMQRELQKIFKTKTVKEWLDFATEHNTTIAPFNTLASIGDDPQFQHRMNFWPTEKLGCEQLPLPVFVDGKPLPVPTMAPTLGANTDAVMEDVLGKDAATIEKLRKDGVFG; encoded by the coding sequence GTGTCCACTTCCTCCCTGCTTTCCGGTGTCCGCATCATCGAGTCGAGCCTGCTCGGCCCCGGCCATGTCGCCACCTTCTTCGCCGACATGGGCGCCGACGTCATCAAGGTCGAGCCGCCGTCGGGTGACTACATCCGCCAGATGACCTGGCCGATCATCGAAGGAGTCTCGCTGCTGCACCTGCACACCCATCGCGGCAAGAAGAGCATCACGCTCAACTTGAAGAGCGAGGAAGGCGTCGCGATCTACAAGGAGCTCGTTGCCAAGGCCGACGTGGTCGTCGAGGCGATGCGCCCGGGTGCGCTCGCGAAGCTGGGCCTCGGCTTCGAAGACCTGAAGAAGGTGAACCCGAAGATCGTCTTCGCGACCCTCTCGGGCTACGGCGCCACGGGCCCCTACAAGGACATGCCCAGCCACGGCATCGCCTACGACACCTGGTCGGGAATCGTCCAGCCCATGGTCGACGACGAGGGCTTCTGCCGGATCCCTCCGACCATGCCCAACGTCGGCATCAACGTCGGCCCGATGCTCGGCGCCATCGCGATCCTGGCCGGCGTCATCAAGGCGCGCGAAACGGGCGAGGGCTGCGAGATGGAAATGGCGCAGAGCGACGCTTCGGCGTACATGGACTGGTACCGAATCGAGACCGAGCGGGCCTATCGACGGCCCGAGAGCGAAGTCACGGGCAACCCTTCGGACAATTACGAGCGCCGCCCGGCCGGCCTCGCCGGGATGTGGGAGGGCGTGCGCTACCAGGCGTACGAAGCCAGCGACGGCCACGTGCTCTTCATGGCGTCGGAGCAGGCCTTCTGGAAGAACTTCTGCGAGGGCAACGACCGCATGGATCTCTTCGAGAAGTGGCCCGGATCGAAGTACGCGGATCACGCGAAGGGCAACACCGAGATGCAGCGCGAGCTCCAGAAGATCTTCAAGACGAAGACCGTGAAGGAGTGGCTCGATTTCGCGACCGAGCACAACACCACGATCGCGCCCTTCAACACCCTCGCGTCGATCGGCGACGACCCCCAGTTCCAGCACCGCATGAACTTCTGGCCCACCGAGAAGCTCGGTTGCGAGCAGCTGCCGCTGCCTGTCTTCGTCGACGGAAAGCCGCTGCCGGTACCGACGATGGCCCCGACCCTCGGCGCGAACACCGACGCCGTGATGGAAGACGTGCTCGGCAAGGACGCCGCCACCATCGAGAAGCTCCGCAAGGACGGCGTCTTCGGCTAG
- a CDS encoding acyl-CoA reductase yields the protein MSAFRIPMFIRGEIIEEDWVPFGARNGAGGFEAPDPAKYVDRLPLATPMDLADLYEISFDEIVDVLVELGKALDPDKNAHVQEAMKAAAIAAPYPPAMLRNSYTTMPYVFDRDAIVEIAESRIGVDYLEGWVSRTLRDGREIRVRAFGARALHVPAGNGGLVSAITIIRNAITRSDAIVKVPSNDPMTAIAIAKTLADVAPNHPVTKHLAVAYWKGGDTRIEEHLYRPEHVEKIVAWGGFASVKHVTRYIQPGLELISLDPKRSATIIGPEAFESEETLDEVAVRAATDIGMANQEACASARVIYLLCGTDADGIERANRIGERIYQKLVGLPEHLSTKPRYFDRDLRDHLEGSRMTEDFYRVIGGEEDEGAVIVSQMDEPVDYAPMLSGRVANIVPVDDIKKVTDAVNAYTQTVGIYPESLKRELRNQLPLFGAQRLTSLGYACHVTSAMPQDAIEPVRRMCKWIVDEECDPERVFPLWQTPAL from the coding sequence ATGAGCGCGTTCCGCATCCCGATGTTCATCCGCGGTGAGATCATCGAGGAGGACTGGGTCCCCTTCGGTGCCCGCAACGGAGCCGGGGGATTCGAAGCGCCCGACCCGGCGAAGTACGTCGATCGGCTTCCGCTGGCGACGCCGATGGACCTCGCCGACCTCTACGAGATCTCCTTCGACGAGATCGTCGACGTCCTCGTCGAGCTCGGGAAGGCGCTGGATCCTGACAAGAACGCCCACGTCCAGGAGGCGATGAAGGCGGCGGCGATCGCGGCTCCCTACCCGCCCGCCATGCTGCGCAATTCGTACACGACGATGCCCTACGTCTTCGACCGGGATGCGATCGTCGAGATCGCCGAGTCGCGGATCGGCGTCGACTACCTCGAGGGGTGGGTGTCGCGCACCCTGCGCGACGGCCGGGAGATCCGCGTCCGCGCCTTTGGCGCCCGGGCCCTCCACGTGCCCGCTGGCAACGGGGGGCTCGTCTCGGCGATCACGATCATCCGCAACGCGATCACCCGAAGCGACGCGATCGTCAAGGTGCCCTCGAACGACCCGATGACCGCGATCGCCATCGCGAAGACCCTCGCGGACGTGGCTCCGAACCACCCGGTCACGAAGCACCTCGCGGTGGCCTACTGGAAGGGCGGCGACACCCGGATCGAAGAGCACCTCTACCGGCCCGAACACGTCGAGAAGATCGTGGCCTGGGGGGGCTTCGCTTCCGTGAAGCACGTGACCCGCTACATCCAGCCCGGCCTCGAGCTGATCTCGCTCGACCCGAAGCGCAGCGCCACGATCATCGGTCCCGAGGCCTTCGAGAGCGAAGAGACCCTCGACGAGGTCGCCGTCCGGGCCGCCACCGACATCGGCATGGCCAACCAAGAGGCGTGTGCCTCGGCCCGCGTGATCTACCTCCTCTGCGGCACCGACGCCGACGGCATCGAGCGCGCCAACCGGATCGGGGAGCGCATCTACCAGAAGCTGGTCGGCCTACCGGAGCACCTCTCGACGAAGCCGCGCTACTTCGATCGCGACCTGCGCGACCACCTCGAGGGTTCGCGCATGACCGAGGACTTCTACCGCGTGATCGGCGGCGAGGAGGACGAAGGCGCGGTCATCGTCTCGCAGATGGACGAGCCAGTCGACTACGCGCCGATGCTCTCGGGCCGGGTCGCGAACATCGTCCCGGTCGACGACATCAAGAAGGTGACCGACGCCGTGAACGCCTACACCCAGACGGTCGGAATCTACCCCGAGAGTCTGAAGCGCGAGCTCCGCAACCAGCTGCCGCTCTTCGGTGCCCAGCGCCTCACCTCGCTCGGCTACGCCTGCCACGTGACCAGCGCGATGCCCCAGGACGCCATCGAGCCGGTCCGCCGCATGTGCAAGTGGATCGTCGACGAGGAGTGCGACCCGGAGCGGGTCTTCCCGCTCTGGCAGACACCTGCGCTCTAG
- a CDS encoding MarR family transcriptional regulator, which yields MPRSRVQSAPSDADAVLMSRHLLGLAMAIRRRVSDGLIERGHDLSPSSTQVVPNLPAEGIGMSDLAGRLRLTLQRTGQLVARLEEDGYVERVADPNDGRAKRVVYSPRGRTLVADIEAIMQETTEEFADTLGKQRFEDLCSELAELDAAVNGVDAPLRLGERR from the coding sequence ATGCCCCGATCGAGAGTCCAGAGCGCCCCGAGCGACGCCGACGCCGTCCTGATGAGCCGCCACCTGCTGGGCCTGGCGATGGCGATCCGGCGCCGTGTCAGCGACGGGCTGATCGAGCGGGGCCATGATCTCAGCCCCTCGAGCACCCAGGTGGTGCCGAACCTGCCGGCAGAGGGGATCGGCATGAGCGATCTCGCCGGCCGGCTGCGGCTCACCCTCCAGCGCACCGGGCAGCTCGTCGCGCGCCTCGAAGAGGACGGCTACGTCGAGCGCGTCGCCGACCCGAACGACGGCCGGGCGAAGCGGGTGGTCTACTCGCCGCGTGGCCGCACACTCGTCGCGGACATCGAGGCGATCATGCAGGAGACAACCGAAGAGTTCGCCGACACGTTGGGGAAGCAGCGCTTCGAAGACCTCTGCTCCGAGCTGGCCGAGCTCGACGCCGCGGTGAACGGCGTCGACGCACCGCTGCGGCTCGGCGAGCGGCGCTAG
- a CDS encoding MFS transporter has product MSTPAPRTPDLGIGRLLCYALPSLLSSVAALPMLLFVPAFYADDLGVPLASVGIAIAVSRLLDVVTDPWIGGWSDRLRSRFGRRKPFLVAGVPLFALAIWQIFVPPAGAGMAHLLLWSGLLYLAFTMMDLPHKAWGAELSPDYDERSRITSVREGVSTAGQVALLAALVWAAGRGVSEASTQLYAMALGVVIGLPLLVGVAVLAVPEPPAPGPPRPRRSIREGVALATGNPAFLRMVGAVVFFVSGIAIQGTLHRLVLADVMGDEARFPMMVLVENIATLAAVPLWLGLSMRIGKHRALLVAALWLAVFSLPLCFLGPGDTTTLMVWIAIRGSSFASVLFLSNSIAADVIDVDALRAGEARSGFFFAVWGMATKLSLALGAVLGTSLPAAFGYDPSGGSITGEVQASLMWIYGGVPAVMMAVGALFLVGFPITRERHAEVRARLEATPPPEDAG; this is encoded by the coding sequence CTGTCGACGCCCGCACCTCGAACACCCGATCTCGGCATCGGGAGGCTGCTCTGCTACGCGCTGCCGTCGCTGTTGAGCTCGGTCGCGGCGCTTCCGATGCTGCTGTTCGTCCCGGCGTTCTACGCCGACGACCTCGGCGTCCCCCTCGCGTCGGTCGGTATCGCGATCGCGGTCTCGCGCCTGCTCGACGTCGTCACCGACCCGTGGATCGGCGGTTGGAGCGACCGGCTGCGCAGCCGCTTCGGCCGCCGCAAGCCGTTCCTGGTCGCCGGCGTCCCACTCTTCGCCCTCGCCATCTGGCAGATCTTCGTGCCGCCGGCGGGCGCGGGCATGGCCCACCTGCTGCTCTGGTCGGGGCTGCTCTACCTCGCGTTCACGATGATGGACCTGCCTCACAAGGCCTGGGGCGCCGAGCTCTCGCCCGACTACGACGAGCGGTCGCGCATCACGAGCGTGCGCGAGGGCGTCTCGACCGCGGGACAGGTCGCGCTGCTCGCTGCGCTGGTCTGGGCGGCCGGGCGCGGCGTCAGCGAGGCGTCCACCCAGCTCTACGCGATGGCGCTCGGCGTCGTGATCGGCCTGCCGCTGCTGGTCGGGGTGGCGGTGCTCGCGGTCCCCGAGCCGCCGGCACCCGGCCCTCCGCGTCCGCGGCGCAGCATCCGCGAAGGCGTCGCCCTCGCGACGGGAAACCCGGCGTTCCTGCGGATGGTCGGCGCCGTCGTCTTCTTCGTATCCGGCATCGCGATCCAGGGGACGCTCCACCGTCTCGTGCTCGCCGACGTCATGGGCGACGAAGCCCGCTTCCCGATGATGGTCCTGGTCGAGAACATCGCGACCCTCGCGGCAGTACCGCTTTGGCTCGGGCTCTCGATGCGCATCGGCAAGCACCGGGCCCTGCTCGTCGCGGCGCTCTGGCTCGCGGTCTTCTCGCTTCCCCTCTGCTTCCTCGGCCCGGGCGACACCACGACGCTCATGGTCTGGATCGCGATCCGCGGCTCGAGCTTCGCGAGCGTTCTGTTCCTGTCGAACTCGATCGCCGCCGACGTGATCGACGTCGATGCACTCCGCGCGGGCGAGGCGCGCTCGGGCTTCTTCTTCGCGGTATGGGGGATGGCGACGAAGCTCTCCCTCGCCCTCGGGGCGGTGCTGGGCACGAGCCTCCCGGCTGCCTTCGGCTACGACCCGTCGGGCGGAAGCATCACGGGAGAGGTGCAGGCCTCCCTGATGTGGATCTACGGCGGCGTGCCGGCGGTGATGATGGCGGTCGGAGCGCTCTTCCTCGTCGGTTTCCCGATCACGCGCGAGCGCCACGCGGAAGTTCGCGCCCGCCTCGAAGCGACGCCTCCGCCCGAAGACGCGGGCTAG
- a CDS encoding DUF1295 domain-containing protein: protein MKSSTVQSWIAIAVILAVGAGIAWAGSQGSRSVGGFPLFAWTGVLAFVVNWIVFVPSYAARTEHYFDLTGSLTYLSVVGFALLFGAGDARALLLAMLIGVWAARLGSFLFLRVKTDGSDGRFDRLKHDFPRFLMTWTLQGLWVFLTAGCALAALSVATPTPLGASAALGVALWLAGFAIEVTADRQKRIFRSDPANQGRFITTGLWAWSRHPNYFGEILLWVGIALIAAPALRGWQLVTLISPVFVYVLLSRISGVPLLEQRAEKRWGQDPEYVSYRDRTPALWLRPPRAA from the coding sequence GTGAAGTCTTCGACCGTCCAGTCCTGGATTGCGATCGCGGTGATCCTCGCCGTCGGCGCAGGGATCGCGTGGGCCGGGAGCCAGGGGAGCCGATCGGTGGGCGGGTTCCCGCTCTTCGCGTGGACCGGCGTCCTGGCCTTCGTCGTCAACTGGATCGTGTTCGTGCCGTCCTACGCGGCGCGCACCGAGCACTACTTCGATCTGACGGGCAGCCTCACCTACCTCTCGGTCGTCGGGTTCGCGTTGCTCTTCGGCGCCGGCGACGCCCGTGCGCTCTTGCTCGCGATGCTGATCGGGGTGTGGGCCGCGCGACTCGGCTCGTTCCTGTTCCTGCGGGTGAAGACCGACGGGTCGGACGGGCGCTTCGACCGTTTGAAGCACGACTTCCCCCGCTTCCTGATGACCTGGACCCTCCAGGGCCTGTGGGTCTTCCTCACCGCCGGCTGCGCGCTCGCGGCACTCTCGGTCGCCACGCCGACCCCGCTCGGCGCCAGCGCGGCGCTCGGCGTCGCCCTGTGGCTCGCCGGCTTCGCGATCGAGGTCACCGCCGACCGCCAGAAGCGGATCTTCCGCAGCGACCCGGCGAACCAGGGTCGCTTCATCACGACCGGTCTCTGGGCCTGGTCGCGCCACCCGAACTACTTCGGCGAGATCCTGCTCTGGGTGGGGATCGCCCTGATCGCCGCACCGGCGCTGCGTGGCTGGCAGCTCGTCACGCTGATCTCTCCGGTCTTCGTGTACGTGCTGCTCTCGCGCATCAGCGGCGTCCCGCTCCTCGAACAGCGCGCCGAGAAGCGCTGGGGCCAGGATCCCGAGTACGTCTCGTACCGCGATCGCACCCCGGCGCTCTGGCTGCGCCCCCCGCGAGCGGCCTGA
- a CDS encoding XRE family transcriptional regulator: MPRSHPTEAPVADRLDALSDALAQNLRAVREVRGLTQQQLADLCGVPRSTVAHIESGGTNPTLGVLARLAGALHLSLEELLAPPRARCQLFPRGSLPEEVSRRGGAVRLAKLLPNPVPGMSIDRLELASGATLAGSPHAPGTHEFLYCERGRLDLWVAGEHFALSQGDVAAFTGDQRHSYRNPGRGTAVGFSVVCLAPLEAG; this comes from the coding sequence ATGCCCCGTTCCCACCCCACCGAGGCGCCGGTGGCCGACCGGCTCGACGCGCTCAGCGATGCCCTCGCTCAGAACCTGCGGGCCGTCCGGGAAGTGCGGGGGCTGACCCAACAGCAACTCGCGGACCTCTGCGGCGTCCCGCGTTCGACGGTCGCGCACATCGAGAGCGGCGGAACGAACCCCACCCTGGGCGTCCTGGCGCGCCTGGCCGGCGCGCTCCACCTCTCCCTCGAGGAGCTCCTGGCTCCACCGCGGGCGCGCTGCCAGCTCTTCCCGCGTGGGTCGCTCCCCGAAGAGGTCTCGCGACGCGGCGGCGCGGTGCGATTGGCGAAACTGCTGCCGAATCCGGTTCCCGGCATGTCCATCGACCGGCTCGAACTCGCCTCGGGCGCCACCCTGGCCGGCTCCCCCCACGCCCCGGGAACCCACGAGTTCCTCTACTGCGAACGCGGGCGCCTCGATCTCTGGGTCGCGGGGGAACACTTCGCCCTGTCCCAGGGAGATGTGGCCGCGTTCACCGGCGACCAGCGCCACAGCTACCGCAACCCGGGGCGAGGAACGGCGGTCGGGTTCTCGGTGGTGTGTCTGGCCCCGCTCGAGGCGGGCTGA
- a CDS encoding VOC family protein, producing MRIEHVNLTVHDLERSIAFYRHVFGWDVRWRGEILNTTRTAPAAHVGVQDGPYLALFEAEAEAEREAGEPLRSSYAAPGVNHFAVEVEALEPILARLPAAGTRVHLEMDYEPGRRAYFYDPDGIEIEIVSYAAAA from the coding sequence ATGCGAATCGAACACGTCAACCTCACCGTCCACGACCTGGAGCGCTCGATCGCCTTCTACCGTCACGTCTTCGGCTGGGACGTGCGCTGGCGCGGCGAGATCCTGAACACCACCCGGACCGCGCCGGCGGCCCACGTCGGTGTGCAGGACGGGCCCTACCTGGCGCTCTTCGAGGCGGAAGCCGAAGCGGAGCGCGAAGCCGGGGAACCGCTGCGGTCGAGCTACGCGGCCCCCGGCGTCAATCACTTCGCCGTCGAAGTGGAGGCGCTCGAACCGATCCTGGCGCGGTTGCCCGCCGCGGGCACCCGCGTCCATCTCGAGATGGACTACGAGCCCGGCCGACGCGCCTACTTCTACGACCCCGATGGCATCGAGATCGAGATCGTCAGCTACGCGGCGGCAGCCTAG
- a CDS encoding MBL fold metallo-hydrolase: MTLRKRSATALAIATALLCSGCDLNKSVLSQALRGFVAYFDTPASVGSELTRLSDRVWTYHWYFDRTLIVQTDAGLVVVDPFNPHMATHLRQALVDAGIEPDVHTLLYTHYHVDHTRGGAALAPRNVVCHVRCDEFLDELPAEDTADVLRPTRTLEGDQRLEIGGVRIDLVALPKSHTDTMYAVHLPDEGVLFAADTVGLGVMLPAGGVSIYMPAYLAALDRLQGLDFEVFVSSHFGWGDKAAYVEAADLQRDGYRWAREALARYGTDERGISMTYDEDRFLAAFSYFYDRMKEKYGDWHGFDAMILSTFTNQIVAVTVGN, encoded by the coding sequence ATGACCCTTCGCAAACGGAGCGCGACCGCGCTCGCCATCGCCACCGCCCTGCTCTGTTCCGGCTGCGACCTCAACAAGTCGGTCCTCAGCCAGGCGCTGCGGGGATTCGTGGCGTACTTCGATACCCCGGCCTCGGTCGGCTCCGAACTCACCCGCCTGAGCGACCGGGTGTGGACCTACCACTGGTACTTCGATCGCACGCTGATCGTGCAGACCGATGCCGGACTCGTGGTGGTCGACCCCTTCAACCCGCACATGGCGACCCACCTGCGCCAAGCCCTCGTCGACGCGGGCATCGAACCCGACGTCCACACGCTCCTGTACACCCACTACCACGTCGATCACACCCGCGGCGGCGCGGCCCTGGCTCCGCGCAACGTGGTCTGTCACGTCCGCTGCGACGAGTTTCTCGACGAACTCCCCGCGGAGGACACCGCCGACGTCCTGCGCCCGACGCGCACACTCGAAGGAGACCAGCGTCTCGAGATCGGGGGCGTCCGCATCGACCTGGTGGCGCTGCCGAAGTCACACACGGACACCATGTACGCGGTACACCTGCCCGACGAGGGCGTGCTCTTCGCCGCAGATACGGTCGGACTCGGGGTGATGCTGCCTGCGGGCGGGGTCTCCATCTACATGCCGGCCTACCTCGCCGCCCTCGACCGCCTCCAGGGGCTCGACTTCGAGGTCTTCGTGTCGAGCCACTTCGGCTGGGGCGACAAGGCGGCCTACGTCGAAGCCGCAGATCTCCAACGCGACGGGTACCGCTGGGCCCGTGAAGCCCTGGCGCGATACGGGACGGACGAGCGCGGCATCTCGATGACCTACGACGAGGACCGCTTCCTCGCCGCCTTCTCCTACTTCTACGACCGGATGAAGGAGAAGTACGGCGATTGGCACGGGTTCGACGCCATGATCCTCAGCACCTTCACCAATCAGATCGTGGCCGTGACCGTCGGCAACTAG
- a CDS encoding tetratricopeptide repeat protein: MADPKLDFERAVEAHNAGEYERAVVLYDAVLEAVTGPESVPILENRARAHMRLHALDTAVADLDLAISREERPSSLAFRCMLLMQLGRASEAVPSCERAIELEPETAAAHYTLGLLSEKTGDTEAALARYQRVLELDPKQPDAVAAVARLTSSSAGQQYFTYAQQARAAGNAGEAVRGYSLALGAGLPETEQAEAYFWRGVALERLGLPDHALEDLDRAVEARPHLGLVWAARCGVYLRLAKLEPARADCEKAVSLDGKLAEARYLRGLIHERDGNTAEAESAFRRALELQPNHPLAALGLERVAGVSLEASPPPDASSPGE, translated from the coding sequence TTGGCGGACCCGAAGCTCGACTTCGAGCGGGCGGTCGAGGCCCATAACGCGGGTGAGTACGAGCGCGCCGTCGTGCTCTACGACGCGGTGCTCGAGGCCGTCACCGGGCCCGAGTCGGTCCCGATCCTCGAGAACCGCGCGCGCGCACACATGAGGTTGCACGCCCTCGACACCGCCGTCGCGGATCTCGACCTGGCGATCTCACGAGAGGAGCGCCCGTCCTCACTGGCGTTTCGCTGCATGCTCTTGATGCAGTTGGGACGCGCCTCCGAGGCGGTGCCCAGCTGCGAGCGCGCCATCGAACTCGAGCCCGAGACCGCAGCCGCCCACTACACGCTGGGGCTCCTGTCCGAGAAGACCGGTGACACCGAGGCCGCGCTGGCCCGCTATCAGCGGGTGCTCGAGCTCGACCCGAAGCAGCCCGACGCGGTTGCCGCCGTCGCGCGCCTGACGAGTTCGAGCGCCGGGCAGCAGTACTTCACCTACGCCCAGCAGGCGCGCGCGGCCGGGAACGCGGGAGAGGCCGTGCGTGGGTACAGCCTGGCCCTGGGCGCCGGCCTGCCCGAGACAGAGCAGGCCGAGGCCTACTTCTGGCGCGGCGTCGCGCTCGAGCGGCTCGGGCTCCCGGATCATGCCCTGGAAGACCTCGACCGGGCGGTCGAGGCGCGCCCGCATCTCGGGTTGGTGTGGGCTGCGCGCTGCGGCGTCTACCTGCGCCTCGCCAAGCTCGAGCCCGCGCGCGCCGATTGCGAGAAGGCGGTGTCGCTCGACGGCAAGCTCGCCGAGGCCCGCTATCTGCGCGGGTTGATCCACGAACGCGACGGCAACACGGCCGAAGCCGAATCCGCGTTTCGGCGCGCCCTCGAGCTCCAGCCGAACCATCCGCTGGCAGCGCTCGGGTTGGAACGCGTCGCGGGCGTCAGCCTGGAGGCATCCCCTCCGCCGGACGCTTCTTCGCCAGGCGAATGA
- a CDS encoding nitroreductase/quinone reductase family protein → MTDRNQKSDPFDTPDRAVIPDITRGHVAAMEASEDGEPEPVWVMYNMSHLLLRTVGRRSGRIHKVALPYWLDDRDTPIVVGSYAGAKKHPAWYLNLTDREVNAELYVRTRFDQYWTEAEILTGDERQRIWDAMTEDRSYYRDYQLLTERELPLIRLAKKRPAEGMPPG, encoded by the coding sequence ATGACCGATCGCAACCAGAAGAGTGATCCCTTCGACACCCCCGACCGCGCCGTGATCCCCGACATCACGCGGGGTCACGTCGCGGCGATGGAGGCGTCGGAAGACGGCGAGCCCGAGCCGGTCTGGGTGATGTACAACATGTCGCACCTGCTGCTGCGCACCGTCGGACGACGCTCGGGGCGCATCCACAAGGTGGCCCTGCCCTACTGGCTCGACGACCGCGACACCCCGATCGTCGTGGGCTCCTACGCGGGCGCCAAGAAGCACCCGGCCTGGTATCTCAACCTCACGGATCGCGAGGTCAACGCCGAGCTGTACGTGCGCACGCGCTTCGATCAGTACTGGACCGAGGCGGAGATCCTCACTGGCGACGAGCGCCAGCGCATCTGGGACGCGATGACCGAAGACCGCAGCTACTACCGCGACTACCAGCTGCTCACCGAACGCGAGCTGCCGCTCATTCGCCTGGCGAAGAAGCGTCCGGCGGAGGGGATGCCTCCAGGCTGA